The following are encoded together in the Capsulimonas corticalis genome:
- the gcvT gene encoding glycine cleavage system aminomethyltransferase GcvT, which produces MKQTSLHAAHKAAGATMVDFAGWDMPVSYAGTVGEIAAVRGGTGLFDVSHMGEARVRGAGALAFVQRVTANNASKLAPGAAQYSLLLNPEGGIIDDIIVYRVADEEFLIVLNAGCKDKDWAWLVEKSAGDESVTLTDESDQTALIAAQGPTAVALVAGLVGEDAANLERFHFAEATLDGVACVLSRTGYTGEDGFEIFCAWDDAPQVWETLVNAGAVPAGLGARDVLRLEAAYPLYGHELNDKWTPWESGVGWAVKTKKGDFVGRDAIVEAKPANSSKLVGLQLTERGIPRENCPVFAADGERPLGIVTSGTFSPTVKAGIAMAHLNNEDAEVGTSVLVDIRGRKVAAQVVTLPFYRNGV; this is translated from the coding sequence ATGAAGCAAACTTCCCTGCACGCCGCGCACAAAGCCGCCGGCGCCACGATGGTCGATTTCGCGGGCTGGGATATGCCCGTGTCCTACGCCGGCACGGTCGGCGAGATCGCCGCCGTGCGTGGCGGGACCGGCCTGTTCGATGTCTCCCACATGGGCGAAGCGCGCGTGCGCGGCGCGGGGGCGCTGGCGTTCGTGCAGCGCGTCACGGCCAATAACGCCTCCAAGCTCGCGCCCGGCGCGGCCCAGTACTCGCTGCTGCTCAATCCCGAAGGCGGGATCATCGACGATATCATTGTCTATCGCGTCGCCGACGAAGAGTTCTTGATCGTGCTGAACGCCGGCTGCAAGGATAAAGACTGGGCCTGGCTCGTGGAAAAAAGCGCCGGCGACGAGAGCGTAACGCTGACGGATGAGAGCGATCAAACGGCTTTGATCGCGGCGCAGGGCCCCACGGCGGTCGCACTGGTCGCGGGGCTGGTCGGCGAGGACGCCGCGAACCTGGAGCGCTTTCATTTCGCCGAAGCGACGCTGGATGGCGTCGCGTGCGTTCTGTCCCGAACGGGATACACGGGGGAAGACGGCTTCGAGATCTTCTGCGCCTGGGACGACGCCCCTCAGGTCTGGGAGACGCTGGTGAACGCCGGCGCGGTCCCGGCCGGCCTCGGCGCGCGCGATGTGCTGCGCCTGGAGGCGGCGTATCCGCTCTACGGCCACGAGCTCAATGACAAATGGACGCCGTGGGAATCGGGCGTCGGCTGGGCCGTGAAGACAAAGAAGGGCGATTTTGTTGGACGCGACGCGATTGTGGAGGCGAAACCGGCGAATTCGTCGAAACTGGTCGGGCTGCAGCTGACGGAGCGGGGCATCCCGCGCGAGAATTGCCCGGTGTTCGCGGCGGACGGGGAGCGCCCGCTCGGCATTGTCACGAGCGGCACGTTTTCGCCCACCGTCAAGGCCGGGATCGCCATGGCGCATCTGAACAACGAGGACGCCGAGGTGGGGACATCCGTGCTGGTGGATATCCGCGGGCGTAAGGTCGCCGCCCAAGTCGTCA
- a CDS encoding ABC transporter ATP-binding protein codes for MLTLENVHVSYGPIRALHGVSMTIGAGEVVTLIGANGAGKSTTLRAISGLVHASSGRILFEDKDITQMSSAEIVRLGIGHSPEGRRVFANMTVRENLELGAYCRKDRAGIREDFDRAITLFPRLKERIGQNAGTLSGGEQQMLAMGRALMGRPKLLLLDEPSLGLAPFLIRDIFSIITDINKQGTTVLLVEQNAHMALGVAHKGYVLETGHIILSDSAQQLLANDDIKKAYLGE; via the coding sequence ATGCTCACACTTGAAAACGTTCACGTCTCCTATGGACCGATACGCGCGCTCCATGGCGTCTCCATGACCATCGGCGCGGGCGAAGTCGTCACCTTGATCGGCGCGAACGGCGCCGGGAAGAGCACGACTCTGCGCGCCATCTCCGGGTTGGTCCACGCAAGTAGCGGGCGCATTCTATTTGAAGACAAAGACATCACGCAGATGTCTTCGGCGGAGATCGTGCGTCTCGGCATCGGGCATTCGCCGGAAGGCCGGCGTGTGTTCGCGAATATGACGGTGCGTGAGAATTTGGAGCTCGGCGCATATTGCCGCAAGGATCGCGCCGGGATCCGGGAAGATTTCGACCGGGCGATCACGCTGTTTCCGCGCTTGAAAGAACGTATCGGGCAGAACGCCGGCACCTTGTCCGGCGGCGAACAGCAGATGCTCGCGATGGGACGCGCCTTGATGGGCCGCCCAAAGCTGCTGCTGCTCGATGAACCTTCGCTCGGCCTTGCTCCATTTCTGATCCGAGATATCTTCTCGATCATCACCGACATCAATAAACAGGGCACGACGGTTCTGCTCGTCGAGCAGAACGCCCACATGGCGCTGGGCGTCGCCCACAAGGGCTACGTCCTGGAAACCGGCCATATCATCCTTTCGGACAGCGCGCAGCAGCTGCTCGCCAACGACGACATTAAGAAAGCGTACCTCGGAGAATGA
- a CDS encoding ABC transporter ATP-binding protein: MTLLQVRDCTKQFGGLTAVNKFNLTISPGELVGLIGPNGAGKTTAFNLLTGVYAPTSGTIEFHGQSIAGRRPYQIAQCGISRTFQNIRLFKSLTVLDNVRTATHLHYKPSLLQTVLRGGGFHQAELETERKARELLERFGLSKFENYLAGSLAYGEQRRLEIARALATDPKLLLLDEPAAGMNPQEKIDLMDQINSLRKDFQVTILLIEHDMKVVMGVCERILVLDYGQVIAEGTPQEIRSDPKVIEAYLGDAGAAQQVA, encoded by the coding sequence ATGACGCTGCTGCAAGTGCGGGACTGCACCAAGCAATTTGGTGGCCTGACCGCTGTCAACAAATTCAACCTCACCATCAGCCCCGGCGAACTCGTCGGCTTGATCGGCCCGAACGGCGCCGGCAAGACAACCGCCTTCAATCTGCTGACGGGGGTTTATGCGCCGACCTCGGGAACGATCGAGTTTCACGGGCAGTCGATCGCGGGGCGGCGGCCCTATCAGATCGCCCAATGCGGGATTTCCCGAACCTTTCAGAATATTCGCCTGTTCAAAAGCCTCACCGTGCTGGACAATGTCCGCACGGCTACGCACCTCCACTACAAACCCTCACTGCTGCAGACCGTCCTGCGCGGCGGAGGCTTCCACCAAGCCGAACTGGAAACCGAGCGCAAGGCGCGCGAACTGCTCGAGCGTTTCGGACTGAGCAAGTTCGAGAACTATCTGGCCGGCAGCCTCGCCTACGGCGAACAGCGCCGTCTGGAGATCGCCCGCGCCCTCGCCACCGATCCCAAGCTGCTGCTGCTCGACGAGCCCGCCGCCGGAATGAACCCACAGGAAAAGATCGATCTCATGGATCAGATCAACTCACTGCGCAAGGACTTCCAGGTAACGATCCTGCTGATCGAGCACGACATGAAGGTCGTCATGGGCGTCTGCGAACGGATTTTAGTGCTCGATTACGGCCAGGTCATCGCCGAGGGAACGCCGCAGGAGATCCGCTCCGACCCCAAAGTCATCGAAGCCTACCTGGGCGACGCCGGCGCGGCGCAGCAAGTCGCCTGA
- a CDS encoding DUF6754 domain-containing protein: protein MQHASDNWHTGILTIVLSLIIIVRIMMAQRGMVPTIRRIAGLNAIDEAVGRATEMGRPVVMIPGVAPLGVETLQALSIFGYIARSVAKFGNRTIYPTADPMLTGIADETIRDAYAEMGRPELVEPDDIHYLTSSQFAYASGVAGILTRERAAAAFLFGLFYAESLIFAEVGQQVGAVQVAGTPSTTQIPFFIAACDYVIIGDEFYAASAYLSRNATLLGSIAGQDYGKLILLIIVFIGIICASLTAGLGAHAPVFAAKFLKFF, encoded by the coding sequence ATGCAGCACGCAAGCGATAACTGGCATACCGGCATACTGACGATCGTGCTGTCGCTGATCATCATCGTGCGAATCATGATGGCGCAGCGCGGCATGGTCCCCACGATTCGCCGCATCGCCGGCTTGAACGCCATAGACGAAGCCGTCGGCCGCGCGACGGAAATGGGACGTCCCGTCGTCATGATCCCGGGCGTGGCGCCGCTGGGCGTGGAAACGCTGCAAGCCCTGTCGATCTTCGGCTATATCGCGCGCTCGGTGGCGAAGTTCGGCAACCGCACGATCTATCCGACGGCGGACCCGATGCTGACGGGGATCGCCGATGAGACCATTCGGGACGCTTATGCGGAAATGGGCAGGCCCGAGCTTGTGGAGCCTGACGATATCCACTACCTGACTTCCTCGCAATTCGCCTACGCCTCGGGCGTGGCGGGCATTCTGACGCGCGAACGCGCGGCCGCCGCGTTTCTCTTTGGCCTCTTTTACGCGGAATCGCTGATCTTCGCCGAAGTCGGGCAGCAAGTGGGCGCGGTGCAGGTGGCGGGAACGCCCTCCACGACGCAAATCCCGTTCTTTATCGCCGCCTGCGATTACGTCATCATCGGCGACGAGTTTTACGCGGCGAGCGCCTATTTGTCCCGCAACGCCACGCTGCTCGGCAGCATCGCCGGCCAGGACTATGGAAAGCTTATCCTGCTGATCATCGTTTTTATCGGGATTATCTGCGCGTCGCTGACGGCGGGATTGGGCGCGCACGCGCCGGTGTTCGCCGCGAAATTTCTCAAGTTCTTCTGA